The following proteins are co-located in the Candidatus Methanogranum gryphiswaldense genome:
- a CDS encoding anaerobic ribonucleoside-triphosphate reductase activating protein, whose amino-acid sequence MTIAGFTKTTLRDWEGKNACKIILSGCDLNCPYCNQRFKDVEEEIAQQEILDYIDGKLDFLTGIVVSGGEPSCSPDLYKLLKDLKKRKIAIRLDTNGMHPETIDDLVGAKLVDCVCMNLMAPLKTDLYSRLAGKPIDISVIKESISVIKESKVDNIFRTVAIPDIINENTIMEIAKEIQFTKRYTIVQFDPSKTSDPTMSKIKPYSQAELTLLGKSAKRFVKNVCIRDI is encoded by the coding sequence ATGACGATTGCAGGTTTCACTAAGACCACACTGCGTGACTGGGAAGGGAAGAATGCCTGTAAGATCATCCTATCCGGCTGTGATCTTAACTGTCCCTATTGCAATCAAAGATTCAAAGATGTAGAGGAAGAAATAGCTCAACAGGAGATATTGGATTACATAGACGGCAAACTGGATTTTCTTACCGGCATAGTGGTATCTGGCGGTGAACCGTCTTGTTCTCCTGACCTATACAAGTTGTTGAAGGACTTGAAAAAAAGAAAGATAGCTATCAGACTTGACACCAATGGGATGCACCCTGAGACCATAGATGATCTTGTTGGCGCAAAACTTGTGGATTGCGTATGCATGAATCTTATGGCTCCCTTGAAAACTGATCTGTACTCACGTTTGGCTGGAAAACCAATTGATATCTCTGTCATAAAAGAGAGCATATCTGTGATCAAAGAATCGAAGGTCGACAATATCTTCAGGACCGTAGCGATACCAGATATCATCAATGAAAATACCATCATGGAGATCGCTAAAGAGATACAATTCACAAAACGTTACACCATTGTACAATTTGACCCCAGTAAAACATCAGACCCGACTATGTCTAAGATCAAACCCTATTCTCAAGCAGAATTGACTCTCCTTGGTAAAAGTGCTAAAAGGTTTGTAAAAAATGTTTGTATAAGGGATATTTGA
- a CDS encoding ACT domain protein, with product MKSWEFTKIEDNKIKIDKWLAGVMGLVEGGYIYSTLFKYPEKGPKRYELILSMYPQENFRTLTQVNIFMEDVPGSTVQSAKFLSDQGVNILNSVSLNGISDTTIIWSIMAELNFAGEGEIIKERFTSLKEANDPSVEKIKYISMKPAKIGRIFRKESDSGTVKEELRHGAPVTFTDGTFDLSVEYGDVLTDINNTEVMLTLDMSSWIVSIVFFKQDTKLIEVNMKIPDCPGSINKALDIVAKTNINLISVFSKIMIAYQTMSLEIVADMKNANITYEELPKVINEYYKELKGIYELEGIRKLN from the coding sequence ATGAAGAGCTGGGAATTCACAAAGATCGAAGATAACAAGATCAAGATCGATAAATGGCTAGCAGGCGTGATGGGCCTTGTCGAGGGCGGATATATCTACAGCACACTTTTCAAATACCCGGAGAAAGGGCCTAAGAGATACGAACTCATCCTGTCCATGTATCCTCAAGAGAACTTCCGTACCCTCACACAGGTCAACATATTCATGGAAGATGTTCCCGGTTCAACCGTTCAATCCGCTAAGTTCCTTAGTGATCAGGGCGTCAATATTCTTAATTCCGTATCTCTGAACGGCATATCAGATACTACCATTATCTGGAGCATCATGGCTGAACTCAACTTTGCTGGTGAAGGGGAGATCATAAAAGAGAGATTCACGAGCTTGAAAGAAGCTAACGACCCGTCAGTGGAGAAAATAAAATACATCAGCATGAAACCTGCCAAGATAGGACGTATCTTCAGAAAGGAATCCGACAGTGGAACAGTAAAAGAAGAGCTCAGGCACGGCGCACCTGTCACTTTCACAGATGGTACATTCGACCTTTCTGTCGAATATGGAGATGTGTTGACAGATATCAACAACACCGAGGTCATGCTGACCCTCGACATGAGTTCTTGGATAGTGTCCATCGTATTCTTCAAACAAGACACAAAATTGATCGAAGTGAACATGAAGATACCTGATTGCCCCGGAAGTATCAACAAGGCCCTTGATATCGTTGCGAAAACGAATATCAATCTTATATCGGTATTTTCTAAGATAATGATCGCTTATCAGACCATGTCATTGGAGATCGTGGCAGACATGAAGAACGCCAATATCACCTATGAAGAACTGCCTAAGGTCATTAATGAGTACTACAAAGAACTGAAGGGCATATACGAACTCGAAGGCATCAGGAAACTCAACTGA
- a CDS encoding 4Fe-4S dicluster domain-containing protein, translating into MTMNHLIIDTDKCIGCKKCASACLKENIKIIDKKAVEQNTGCIECSHCVSVCPKGAIQLKNDDDDTKKSKWFDGRLISDEEFAFLFDAATHTAVRPEDRIDLISLKGERLNSFMELVWSIVKDKASTTPIVKEWEKWRKEHDLMEPNPVLWESQQVLFIFAKEQEDAMLASMKIQRKGFSMGISGFYSVIIMEAARESPEKIAEFFNEVPKQKKMQCAFVIGHGRRLIEPVFTPLNAIKKLFR; encoded by the coding sequence ATGACCATGAATCATCTGATCATTGACACAGACAAATGTATCGGTTGCAAAAAATGTGCATCTGCTTGCTTAAAAGAAAATATCAAGATCATCGACAAAAAAGCTGTAGAACAAAATACCGGTTGCATTGAATGCTCCCATTGTGTTTCTGTTTGTCCAAAAGGCGCAATTCAATTGAAAAACGATGATGATGATACCAAAAAGAGCAAGTGGTTCGATGGCAGACTGATTTCTGATGAGGAATTTGCGTTCCTGTTCGATGCTGCCACTCATACCGCGGTAAGACCCGAAGACAGGATCGATCTCATATCCCTGAAAGGAGAACGCCTGAATTCATTCATGGAACTGGTCTGGAGCATTGTAAAGGACAAGGCTTCCACGACACCTATTGTGAAAGAATGGGAAAAATGGCGCAAAGAACATGATTTGATGGAACCGAACCCTGTACTCTGGGAAAGCCAACAGGTACTATTCATATTTGCAAAAGAACAGGAAGATGCCATGCTCGCTTCAATGAAGATCCAAAGAAAGGGATTCTCTATGGGGATCTCCGGATTCTATTCGGTGATCATTATGGAAGCTGCCAGAGAATCGCCTGAAAAGATCGCTGAATTTTTTAATGAAGTTCCAAAACAGAAGAAAATGCAATGCGCATTCGTGATCGGACATGGCAGAAGACTCATCGAACCTGTATTCACACCTCTGAATGCCATCAAAAAACTATTCAGATGA
- a CDS encoding DUF2099 family protein, whose protein sequence is MDKHVMEALGVARVTIVDGKVVDVTEPKIKYCPLFKKYRNIDEINTQTVKDNMEFRISNFGMCTNDRKTTMEYFLNFGISEILCLACKDKKLDAVVIAADGCGTVVLDDPSTIQGMGGRISAIIETSPSEKVINDIGANRVLDPITARIDQDAGVEKAFAMGYSRIGVTTPYAEKAKMFREKYGDKIMIFGVHTTGISEEQANMFFDNADVITACASKWVREVAKNKALLQAGTKVPVYGASKEGADLMWAKLRELGKQPDTELTDGPRPLL, encoded by the coding sequence ATGGATAAACATGTAATGGAAGCATTGGGAGTCGCCAGAGTAACAATAGTGGATGGCAAGGTTGTGGATGTGACAGAGCCGAAGATCAAATATTGCCCACTTTTTAAAAAATACCGTAATATCGATGAGATCAACACTCAGACGGTCAAAGATAACATGGAGTTTCGCATCAGTAATTTCGGCATGTGTACCAATGATAGAAAAACAACAATGGAATATTTCTTGAATTTTGGAATATCTGAGATCCTTTGTCTTGCATGTAAGGATAAGAAGCTAGATGCGGTTGTTATCGCTGCGGATGGATGCGGTACTGTAGTTTTGGATGACCCGTCTACAATTCAAGGCATGGGCGGGAGGATATCGGCCATAATTGAGACATCTCCTTCTGAAAAGGTCATCAATGATATTGGCGCCAATAGAGTGTTGGATCCGATCACGGCAAGAATAGATCAAGATGCAGGCGTAGAGAAAGCTTTTGCAATGGGCTATTCCAGGATAGGGGTGACCACGCCTTATGCGGAGAAAGCAAAGATGTTCCGTGAGAAATATGGTGACAAAATAATGATCTTTGGAGTTCATACTACAGGAATATCGGAGGAACAGGCCAATATGTTCTTTGATAACGCAGATGTTATTACAGCGTGCGCGTCCAAATGGGTGCGCGAGGTTGCAAAAAACAAAGCGCTGCTTCAGGCAGGTACAAAGGTACCAGTATATGGCGCAAGCAAAGAAGGGGCGGACCTGATGTGGGCAAAATTGAGAGAACTTGGTAAGCAGCCAGATACTGAGCTGACCGATGGGCCACGCCCATTGCTCTGA
- the larC gene encoding nickel pincer cofactor biosynthesis protein LarC, whose protein sequence is MRTLYMECSTGASGDMIMASLAGLLSNPNEIVRELNNLNIPGVEVCLERSEKSSIIGNHMKVNIHGEEEDCEKHNHHHATQENIGCLIDSLKVSKKVKTDAKKIYDLIAEAESNAHGIPVENIHFHEVGMLDAVTDVIGACLLIEMLDPEQIIASPVHTGKGHVKCMHGILPIPAPATEFILRGIPSFAGDIEGEFCTPTGAAIIRHFANRFAYMPLMTFDRVGYGMGKNDFHMANFMRAFLGDTKEDLPQICEISCNVDDMYPEDLSITLDVIFQNGALDAFIIPIIMKKGRPGSMLTCICRPNDVDNLSKIILKNTSTIGVRIDKKDRYEMMSEIEQIDTEFGKVRIKRSKGFGIEKEKLEFEDLEKISKEKGIPVIELRKVINRK, encoded by the coding sequence ATGAGAACACTTTATATGGAATGCTCAACAGGCGCCTCCGGAGACATGATAATGGCCTCACTGGCAGGTCTCCTTTCTAACCCTAACGAGATAGTAAGAGAACTGAACAACCTGAATATTCCTGGTGTTGAGGTATGCTTAGAACGCTCAGAAAAATCCAGTATTATAGGAAATCACATGAAAGTGAATATACATGGTGAAGAAGAAGATTGTGAGAAACATAATCACCACCATGCCACACAGGAAAACATAGGATGTTTGATCGATTCGCTTAAAGTCTCAAAAAAAGTCAAAACCGATGCAAAGAAGATCTACGATCTGATTGCCGAAGCAGAATCCAACGCACATGGAATTCCTGTTGAGAATATACATTTTCATGAAGTAGGGATGCTTGATGCGGTCACAGATGTTATTGGCGCGTGTCTATTGATCGAAATGCTGGACCCTGAACAGATAATCGCATCTCCCGTACATACTGGCAAAGGACACGTGAAATGTATGCACGGCATACTCCCTATACCCGCACCAGCAACGGAATTCATACTCCGTGGCATTCCATCTTTCGCAGGAGATATCGAAGGAGAATTCTGTACTCCGACCGGTGCAGCAATAATAAGACATTTCGCTAACAGGTTCGCATATATGCCGCTTATGACCTTCGATCGTGTAGGTTATGGGATGGGTAAAAACGACTTCCATATGGCCAATTTCATGCGGGCATTCCTCGGAGATACGAAAGAGGACCTGCCGCAAATATGCGAGATATCATGCAACGTAGATGACATGTATCCAGAAGATCTTTCGATAACCCTGGATGTTATTTTTCAGAATGGGGCATTGGATGCATTCATTATTCCCATAATAATGAAAAAAGGACGTCCTGGATCGATGCTTACCTGTATCTGTCGTCCGAATGATGTTGACAACCTCTCAAAGATCATACTAAAAAATACATCCACAATAGGCGTTAGGATTGACAAGAAAGACCGTTATGAGATGATGTCCGAAATTGAGCAAATAGATACAGAATTCGGAAAGGTCAGAATAAAAAGATCTAAAGGATTTGGAATAGAAAAAGAAAAACTTGAATTCGAAGACCTCGAAAAGATATCAAAAGAAAAAGGGATCCCTGTGATCGAACTTAGAAAAGTCATAAATCGTAAGTAA
- the larB gene encoding nickel pincer cofactor biosynthesis protein LarB produces the protein MDLIKLMNDVRSGTISPEEAALKLRKDPFEDLGYAKIDHHRILRQGAAEVVYGAGKTPEQLLGIVRSIKKDTDCVLVTRIDDDGADYLIKNETDTIYHKNAKVCIIGKMPIPPGNGFIAVVTGGTSDIPVAEEAALTSEALGNKVERVYDVGVAGLHRLIANLDIIMGAKVVIAVAGMEGALVSVVGGLVDVPVIAVPTSVGYGASFEGVSALLSMLNSCASGVSVVNIDNGFGAGYLASMINQIGERQ, from the coding sequence ATGGATCTGATAAAACTCATGAACGATGTACGCAGTGGCACGATATCGCCAGAAGAAGCCGCTCTTAAACTCAGAAAGGATCCATTCGAAGACCTTGGATACGCAAAGATAGACCACCACCGCATATTGAGACAAGGAGCAGCAGAAGTTGTATACGGCGCAGGAAAGACCCCGGAACAACTACTGGGCATCGTAAGATCCATCAAAAAAGACACCGACTGCGTATTGGTCACAAGAATTGATGACGATGGCGCCGATTATCTTATAAAAAATGAAACCGACACAATATATCACAAGAATGCAAAGGTCTGCATAATTGGCAAAATGCCCATCCCTCCTGGAAACGGATTCATAGCTGTGGTCACTGGAGGTACCAGCGATATTCCAGTAGCCGAAGAAGCAGCCCTTACATCAGAGGCCCTTGGAAACAAAGTTGAACGTGTATATGATGTGGGTGTTGCGGGATTGCACAGACTGATCGCCAATCTTGACATCATAATGGGCGCAAAGGTCGTTATTGCCGTAGCCGGGATGGAGGGGGCACTTGTGAGCGTAGTAGGCGGTCTTGTAGATGTGCCTGTCATTGCAGTACCTACTTCGGTTGGATATGGTGCCTCTTTCGAAGGCGTTTCAGCTTTACTTTCGATGTTAAACTCCTGTGCAAGCGGAGTTAGCGTTGTCAATATCGACAACGGATTCGGAGCGGGATATCTTGCAAGTATGATCAATCAGATAGGTGAAAGGCAATGA
- a CDS encoding DUF5654 family protein, translating into MAEVKVRSEAKFKVQLLEAMSSLIVAAFGLVAALAWNEAIKALINQIFKSEDDTIGLVVYAVVVTVLAVVMTLLITRAVKKAKIAAGEVEE; encoded by the coding sequence ATGGCAGAAGTAAAAGTCCGGTCAGAAGCAAAGTTCAAAGTCCAGTTGCTAGAGGCAATGTCTTCACTGATTGTTGCCGCTTTTGGATTGGTAGCTGCACTCGCATGGAACGAGGCTATAAAAGCGTTGATCAATCAGATATTCAAGTCAGAAGACGACACAATCGGACTTGTAGTATACGCAGTAGTAGTCACAGTGCTCGCAGTAGTAATGACGTTGCTAATAACCAGGGCTGTAAAGAAAGCAAAGATAGCAGCTGGCGAAGTTGAGGAATGA
- a CDS encoding ATP-binding protein: protein MEGTVENNKEKTELYTSKTLYITYVLLFIITIAIFASSIVLEAYDDCVLALLIMFILIDALFTEKRIVHIPPAMIIMLVIIMLLILIGRRYDDAYIISVPVNILFGVVLGLAGMIITYSLLKTMPNVKNERPFLTSFVSVSVGISMYLILNVISFYIHVIKNSSSPTLDDVMGQFTTVFIGTILVAVIFYLNKHNGLFKYTVNKYLESNVGTMGLEEYEIQEIKKSIKCGENEKVEYKSTLRTNLATGEKDPRIEKAVLKTLVAFLNTDGGTLLIGISDDGNVIGIDEDSFENRDKLNLHMTHLIANQIGNDFLHFISFRLVDFDGKGVMRVTCQKSNMPVFLIDGKNETFFVRSGPSSIDLNGTDLLNYAATRFKLSKRNNEKRFKF from the coding sequence ATGGAAGGAACTGTCGAAAATAATAAAGAAAAGACAGAATTGTATACGAGCAAAACGCTGTACATAACATATGTTCTTCTCTTTATCATAACAATTGCCATATTCGCTTCCAGTATCGTGTTAGAAGCATACGATGACTGTGTTCTGGCACTCTTAATTATGTTCATACTCATAGATGCCTTGTTCACAGAGAAAAGGATCGTACATATTCCACCAGCAATGATCATAATGCTGGTCATTATAATGCTCCTCATCCTGATAGGGAGAAGATACGACGATGCTTACATAATATCAGTACCGGTGAATATCCTCTTCGGAGTAGTTCTGGGACTTGCAGGAATGATAATTACTTATTCGCTGCTGAAAACAATGCCGAACGTTAAAAATGAAAGGCCATTCCTTACTTCCTTCGTCTCCGTCAGTGTAGGTATTTCTATGTACCTCATACTTAACGTGATTTCCTTTTACATTCATGTCATAAAGAATAGCTCCTCACCCACACTGGATGATGTGATGGGGCAGTTCACAACAGTGTTTATTGGAACGATTTTGGTAGCTGTTATATTCTATCTTAACAAACACAACGGACTTTTCAAATATACTGTAAACAAATACTTGGAATCCAACGTAGGTACCATGGGTCTCGAGGAATATGAGATACAGGAGATAAAAAAATCAATAAAGTGTGGTGAAAATGAAAAGGTCGAATACAAATCCACCCTTAGAACAAATCTTGCAACTGGAGAAAAGGACCCAAGAATCGAAAAGGCGGTGCTGAAAACATTGGTCGCATTCCTAAATACAGACGGTGGAACATTGTTGATAGGCATATCAGATGATGGGAATGTTATCGGTATCGATGAAGACAGTTTTGAAAACCGCGATAAACTCAACCTGCACATGACACATCTTATCGCCAATCAGATCGGCAACGACTTCCTTCATTTCATATCTTTCAGACTTGTAGATTTTGATGGAAAGGGTGTGATGAGGGTTACCTGTCAAAAAAGCAACATGCCTGTGTTTTTAATAGACGGCAAGAACGAGACTTTCTTTGTACGTTCAGGACCCTCGAGCATCGACCTCAACGGTACTGATCTTCTTAATTACGCTGCCACCAGATTCAAACTTTCAAAGAGAAATAATGAGAAAAGGTTTAAATTCTGA
- a CDS encoding DNA-binding protein codes for MSVGRVFILRLETGEMIHEVLEKFCRDNGISYATLSIVGGVDKGSKMVSGPTLPITDRIVPYIHTIDSESEVTGFGTIVPDQDGNPVMHMHGSVGREGDSSTGCFRAGMIAWLVLEVVVIELKGKGPVRKKDPITGFKVLEID; via the coding sequence ATGTCCGTTGGTAGGGTCTTCATACTTAGATTGGAGACTGGTGAGATGATCCACGAAGTACTTGAGAAGTTCTGTCGTGACAATGGCATATCTTATGCGACCTTGAGTATCGTTGGTGGTGTAGATAAGGGTTCCAAAATGGTTTCCGGCCCTACATTACCAATAACCGATAGGATAGTACCATACATACACACAATAGATTCTGAATCCGAGGTCACAGGTTTTGGTACTATTGTTCCAGATCAAGATGGCAATCCCGTAATGCACATGCATGGGTCTGTTGGCAGAGAGGGAGACTCCTCAACAGGATGTTTTCGTGCAGGTATGATAGCCTGGCTTGTTTTAGAGGTCGTTGTGATCGAACTCAAGGGAAAAGGTCCTGTAAGGAAGAAAGATCCAATTACAGGATTTAAGGTCCTTGAGATCGATTAA